The Sorangiineae bacterium MSr11954 DNA segment GGCCGCGGTTCCTCCGGAGCCGAGGGTCACGACGGCCACGTCGGGCTCGGGCATCGCGCCGCTGCGAATCTGCTCGGCGATTTCGCGTGCGGCGTCGACATAGCCCAGGGTGCCGAGGTAGTTCGAGCCACCGACCGGGATGAAGAGCGCATCGCGACCAAGGCGGCGCACGATGGCGAGGGGCGCCGCCGCGTACGAGCTCACGGGAAAAACATGGGCGCCTTGGGCGAGCGACGCCCGGAGATTGAGCAGCGCATGATCGGAGCGCGGCTGAGGCAAAAGCACGGCCTCCACCTCGAAGCCCGCCTGGCGGCCGAAAAGGGCCGTGGCCAGCACTTGGTGGCTTCCCCCTGCCCCCACCGTTACGATACGGTCGGCTGCGCGAGCCTTGGCGACGGCCAGGAGTCGCTCGAGCTTTCGGACTTTGTTGCCGCCATAAAGAGGATGCGTGACGTCTTCGCGCTTGACCCATAGTTGGCAAGCGTGGCTGGCACGGCGCGCGTCGCACGCGCGGGCCGAGGAGGACGCGTCCGGTACCCGGCTCAGGCGCGGTAGGTGCTCGACGGGGGTGGGGTAATTCGGGTTAAGTTCCATCGGGGAAAACGCCCGCGAAACGTTGGCGAAACCTTAGCCTGGCACAGTGCGGTCTGTCATCGAAGGCGAAACGACTCGCACGTTGCACGCGGCCACGGTTGCTTTCGATGTTTTGCGGCAGCTCGCGTCCGTCCCCGCCTAGAGAAAGGCCCCCTCGTGAAGAAGATCGAAGCCATCATCAAACCGTTCAAGCTCGACGAGGTCAAAGACGCCTTGAGCGAGGTCGGCGTGCAGGGAATGACCGTGACCGAAGTCAAAGGGTTCGGGCGCACAGGTGGAAAGAAAGAGGTCTACCGCGGTTCGGCGTACGTGGTCGACTTCGTCCCGAAGGTCAAAATCGAGGTCGTGGTGCCGGACGAGCTCGTGCACGACGTGATCGACGCCGTCGAGAAGTCAGCCAAAACGGGGCGGATCGGGGACGGAAAGATCTTCATCACCCCCGTGGAAGAAGCGGTGCGAATCCGCACCGGTGAACGTGGAAAAGAAGCCATCTAAGGAGAATCTTCGAATGAATCCCAAGGAAGTCATTGAGCTTGCCAAAAACCACGACGTCAAATTCGTCGACTTGAAGTTCGTCGACTTTCCAGGGGTATGGCAGCACACCACGATCCCGGTCAATCGGCTGGACGAATCGCTCTTCGAGGATGGTCTCGGCTTCGACGGCTCGTCGATCCGCGGCTGGCAGCCCATCAACGCGTCGGACATGCTCATCATCCCCGACGCGGAGACGGCGCGCATCGACCCGTTCTACGCGCAGTCGACGCTGCACCTGGTGTGCTCGGTCTACGATCCGATCACCAAGCAGCCGTACTCGCGCGATCCGCGTCACATCGCGAAGAAGGCCGAGGCCTACCTTCGTCAGACCGGCATCGCCGACACGTGTTTCATGGGTCCCGAGGCGGAGTTCTTCGTGTTCGACGACGTCCGCTTCGACCACTCGCAGCCGAACGCGGGCTACTACTACCTCGACAGCATCGAGGGCGCCTGGAACTCGGGCCGCGAGGAGTTCCCCAACCTGGGCTACAAGGTTCGCCACAAGGAAGGCTACTTCCCCGTTCCACCGACGGACACCTTGGCCAACCTCCGCAACGAGATGATGACCACGTTGATGGATACCGGCGTGGAAATCGAGGTCGGTCACCACGAGGTGGCGAGCGGCGGTCAATGTGAGCTGGGCGTGAAGTTCGCCCGGATGCTCCCCAGCGCCGATCAGCTGCTGTGGTTCAAGTACGTGGTGAAGAACGTGGCGCGCAAGAACGGCAAGACGGCGACGTTCATGCCGAAGCCGCTCTTCGGCGACAACGGATCGGGCATGCACGTGCACCAGTCGCTCTGGAAGGAGGGCAAGCCCCTCTTCGGCGGCGACGGCTACGCGGGCCTGAGCGAGACGGCGCTCTACTACATCGGCGGCATCATCAAGCACGCGCGCGCGCTCGCCGCCCTCACGAACCCGACGACCAACTCGTACCGACGCTTGGTGCCGGGCTTCGAGGCGCCGGTCAACCTGGCCTACTCGAGCCGCAACCGCTCGGCCTCGGTGCGCATTCCGATCACGGGGCCTTCGCCGAAGACCCGCCGCATCGAGGTGCGCTTCCCCGATCCCAGCTGCAACCCGTACCTGGCCTTCAGCGCCATGATGATGGCCGGCCTCGACGGCATCCAGAACAAGATCAACCCCGGCGATCCGCTCGACAAGGACATCTACGCCCTGTCGCCCGAGGAGCTGAAGGACATCCCGCACATGCCGGGCAGCCTCGAGGACGCGCTCGATGCGCTCGAGCGCGACGGCGAGTTCCTCCTCCGCGGCGACGTCTTTACGCGCGACGCCATCCACGAGTGGCTCGAGTACAAACGCAACCGCGAGCTCAACCCGATCCGCATGCGCCCGACGCCGCACGAGTTCTTCCTCTACTTCGATATCTGATTCGCGGAGCGGAAGCCGATTTCGCTTCCCGTACACGTACACGTTCCCCTTCCCGTTCCCGCCTCTCGGCGAGGAGAAGATCGGGAACGTGTACGGGAGAGCCCGTTCAACGCCGGGCTGCGAGGAACGCGCGCAGCTCGGTGTTGAACCGATCGAAGTCCTCGATGTGCGGGATGTGACCGATCCCCGGGAGCTCCACCAGCTTGCTCCCGGGGATTTTTCGTGCCGTCTCCTTGCCCAGGCGATCGTAGCGGCCATGTTCGGCGATCACGTCGGGCTTGAGCAGCGCTTTGCCCACGATGGTGCGATCGGCGGTGCCGACGAAGAGCAGGGTCGGTACGCGGATGCGATCGAGCTCGTACTGGACGGGCTGCATGTAGATCATCTCGGTGGTGAGCGCGGCGACCTTGGCCGACTGCGAAAAATCCGGGCGCTTGGTGTACGCGGAGACCGCGTCGACCAGGGCGTCGTAGTCCGGCTTCCACTGCGGAAAGTACGAGGTCTGGAAGTACTTGCGGATGGAGTCGGCGGTGGTCGCGAGCTCCGCTTTGAGCTTTTGATCCACCGTCGTGTACGGGACGAAGGTGCGGTAGTCCTCGAGGCCGATGGGGTCCTCCAAAATGAGCTCGCTCACCCGCTCGGGGTACGAGAGCGCATAGCGGATGGCCAGCATGCCGCCCATCGAGTGACCGAACATGGC contains these protein-coding regions:
- the glnA gene encoding type I glutamate--ammonia ligase, translating into MNPKEVIELAKNHDVKFVDLKFVDFPGVWQHTTIPVNRLDESLFEDGLGFDGSSIRGWQPINASDMLIIPDAETARIDPFYAQSTLHLVCSVYDPITKQPYSRDPRHIAKKAEAYLRQTGIADTCFMGPEAEFFVFDDVRFDHSQPNAGYYYLDSIEGAWNSGREEFPNLGYKVRHKEGYFPVPPTDTLANLRNEMMTTLMDTGVEIEVGHHEVASGGQCELGVKFARMLPSADQLLWFKYVVKNVARKNGKTATFMPKPLFGDNGSGMHVHQSLWKEGKPLFGGDGYAGLSETALYYIGGIIKHARALAALTNPTTNSYRRLVPGFEAPVNLAYSSRNRSASVRIPITGPSPKTRRIEVRFPDPSCNPYLAFSAMMMAGLDGIQNKINPGDPLDKDIYALSPEELKDIPHMPGSLEDALDALERDGEFLLRGDVFTRDAIHEWLEYKRNRELNPIRMRPTPHEFFLYFDI
- a CDS encoding alpha/beta hydrolase, with product MTTMALSPKGVLTMALTLASAAWLTACAASPAPTPALSSASASSSSSSSSPSSPGATRSDASPRAGVASVNAAEPADDGIDYGFPVKRFPLELEGQQVTMAYLDVPPTAAPNGKSVVLLHGKNFGGYYFRRVIESLREGGYRVIVPDQIGFGKSSRPVIAYSFHGLANNTKLLLESLGISRAAMFGHSMGGMLAIRYALSYPERVSELILEDPIGLEDYRTFVPYTTVDQKLKAELATTADSIRKYFQTSYFPQWKPDYDALVDAVSAYTKRPDFSQSAKVAALTTEMIYMQPVQYELDRIRVPTLLFVGTADRTIVGKALLKPDVIAEHGRYDRLGKETARKIPGSKLVELPGIGHIPHIEDFDRFNTELRAFLAARR
- a CDS encoding pyridoxal-phosphate dependent enzyme, with amino-acid sequence MELNPNYPTPVEHLPRLSRVPDASSSARACDARRASHACQLWVKREDVTHPLYGGNKVRKLERLLAVAKARAADRIVTVGAGGSHQVLATALFGRQAGFEVEAVLLPQPRSDHALLNLRASLAQGAHVFPVSSYAAAPLAIVRRLGRDALFIPVGGSNYLGTLGYVDAAREIAEQIRSGAMPEPDVAVVTLGSGGTAAGLAAGFAAAGLKTEVLGVAVTPPGWGIALMARWLAWRCGHLAIRFRVTSRYLGAGYGHRTAWGDRATALAQGSGLTLDPTYTAKTFAAVLDLVDSGRYRHVLYVHTLSSAPMAPLLAGAPEEQELAPELVRLFR
- a CDS encoding P-II family nitrogen regulator; the encoded protein is MKKIEAIIKPFKLDEVKDALSEVGVQGMTVTEVKGFGRTGGKKEVYRGSAYVVDFVPKVKIEVVVPDELVHDVIDAVEKSAKTGRIGDGKIFITPVEEAVRIRTGERGKEAI